The following proteins are co-located in the Anomalospiza imberbis isolate Cuckoo-Finch-1a 21T00152 chromosome 1, ASM3175350v1, whole genome shotgun sequence genome:
- the LOC137478353 gene encoding leukocyte elastase inhibitor A-like: MCSLSAANAKFCLDFFRELNKRKRNENIFFSPLSLSAAFGMVVLGARGSTLEQIEKVFHFREVLSSTRQENRYPSEEREEDEGVHSQFQALLAEVSEPGPGCCLTIANRLFGEITYPFFQQYLDSAKKFYRAELEPVNFKYTEEEVRDKINFWVENETKGKIKDLFAAGFIDPSTVLVLVNAIYFKGKWAVEFKKEDTKEAYFHLNKNEKRKVQMMFQEGYFNMAIIEELKTKVIELQYFNNELSMFILLPEDDCEDFTGLEQLECALTYEKLAEWTSSAMMQPLRVKVYLPQFKMEESYVLNNTLQEMGVMNVFVWGKADLSGISMKDGLVVSKAIQKTIVEVNEDGTEAGSSMGLLAMPLCCPVTCEFRADHPFLFFIRHNQTNTILFFGRYSSP, encoded by the exons ATGTGCTCTCTCAGTGCAGCCAATGCCAAGTTCTGTCTTGACTTTTTCAGAGAgctgaacaaaagaaaaagaaatgaaaacatctTCTTCTCCCCACTAAGTCTGTCAGCTGCCTTTGGAATGGTTGTCCTTGGAGCCAGGGGCAGCACACTTGAGCAGATTGAGAAG GTCTTTCATTTCAGAGAAGTTTTGAGCAGTACGAGACAGGAAAACAGATATCCTTCTGAGGAG CGTGAAGAAGATGAAGgagtccattcccagttccagGCTCTGTTGGCTGAAGTCAGTGAACCTGGACCAGGCTGTTGTCTCACCATTGCCAACAGGCTCTTTGGAGAAATTACTTATCCGTTCTTCCAG CAATACTTGGATTCCGCAAAGAAATTCTATCGAGCAGAACTGGAACCAGTAAATTTTAAATACACTGAAGAAGAAGTCAGAGACAAAATTAACTTCTGGgttgaaaatgaaacaaaag ggaaaatcAAAGACCTATTTGCTGCTGGTTTTATTGATCCCTCTACTGTACTTGTCCTGGTCAATGctatatattttaaaggaaagtgGGCAGTAGAATTTAAGAAAGAAGACACTAAGGAAGCATATTTCCACCTGAACAAG AATGAGAAAAGGAAAGTGCAGATGATGTTTCAAGAAGGATATTTTAACATGGCCATCATAGAGGAACTGAAAACAAAAGTCATAGAGCTCCAATACTTCAATAATGAACTGAGCATGTTcattcttcttcctgaagatgATTGTGAGGACTTTACTGGCCTAGAACAg CTTGAATGTGCCCTCACCTATGAAAAACTCGCAGAATGGACCAGCTCGGCTATGATGCAACCACTGAGAGTGAAGGTGTACCTGCCCCAgttcaagatggaggaaagTTATGTTCTCAACAACACTCTGCAGGAGATGGGAGTGATGAATGTTTTTGTCTGGGGAAAAGCTGATTTGTCAGGAATCTCTATGAAAGATGGCTTGGTTGTGTCCAAGGCCATCCAGAAGACAATCGTGGAAGTCAATGAAGACGGCACTGAAGCAGGTTCTTCCATGGGGCTTCTTGCAATGCCTCTGTGTTGCCCAGTAACTTGTGAGTTCAGAGCTGACCATCCATTCCTCTTCTTCATCAGACACAACCAAACCAACACCATTCTCTTTTTTGGAAGGTATTCCTCTCCTTAA
- the LOC137478326 gene encoding ovalbumin-like isoform X2 — translation MGSISAANAEFCFDVFKEVKFHHHNDNIFYCPLSMIAALAMVYLGARNNTEYQMEKVLHFDKIAGLGSIQTKCGKSVNIHLLFKEILSDITAPEANYSLRIANRLYAEKTSQILPIYLKCVKKLYRSGLEMVNFKTASNQARQRINSWVKNQTNGQIQDFLEPSSVNPQTALVLVNAIYFKGIWKTPFKEEDTQEVPFNVTEQESRPVQMMCQNSTFRVARVAEDKIKVLELPYASGELSLLVLLPDDISGLAQLENKISYEKLAEWTSSRVMEKKRVKVYLPRMKVGEKYNLTSVLTSLGMTDVFSPSANLSGISSAESLRVSEAMHEAYMEVTEEGTEETGSADDTEDIQHSSEFEEFRADHPFLFLIKHNPSNLILFFGRYCSP, via the exons ATGGGCTCTATCAGTGCAGCAAATGCAGAATTTTGTTTTGATGTATTCAAAGAGGTGAAATTTCACCACCACAACGACAACATCTTTTATTGCCCCCTGAGCATGATTGCAGCCTTGGCCATGGTCTATCTGGGAGCAAGAAATAACACTGAGTATCAGATGGAGAAG GTTCTTCACTTTGACAAAATTGCAGGACTTGGAAGTATCCAGACCAAG TGTGGCAAGTCTGTGAATATCCACCTACTGTTTAAAGAAATTCTTTCTGATATCACTGCACCAGAAGCCAATTATTCACTGCGCATTGCCAACAGACTCTATGCTGAAAAGACAAGTCAGATCCTACCG ATCTACTTAAAATGTGTGAAGAAGCTGTACAGATCTGGTCTAGAAATGGTCAACTTCAAAACAGCATCAAATCAAGCCAGACAGCGCATTAATTCCTGGGTGAAAAATCAGACAAATG GACAGATCCAGGATTTCCTTGAACCAAGCTCTGTTAATCCTCAGACTGCGCTGGTCCTTGTGAATGCCATTTACTTCAAAGGGATATGGAAGACCCCGTTTAAAGAAGAAGACACTCAGGAAGTGCCCTTCAATGTGACAGAG CAAGAGAGCAGACCCGTGCAAATGATGTGTCAGAACAGCACCTTCAGAGTGGCAAGAGTGGCTGAAGACAAAATTAAGGTCCTGGAGCTTCCGTATGCCAGTGGAGAGCTGAGCCTGTTGGTGCTGCTGCCTGATGACATCTCTGGCCTGGCACAG cTTGAGAACAAAATCAGCTATGAAAAACTTGCTGAGTGGACCAGTTCCAGGGTGATGGAAAAGAAGAGAGTAAAAGTGTACCTCCCACGCATGAAGGTTGGGGAGAAATATAACCTCACATCTGTCCTGACATCCTTGGGTATGACTGATGTGTTCAGCCCCTCGGCCAACCTCTCTGGCATCTCTTCAGCAGAGAGCCTGAGGGTATCTGAGGCCATGCATGAGGCATACATGGAAGTCACTGAAGAGGGCACTGAGGAGACTGGCTCAGCAGATGACACAGAAGACATCCAACATTCCTCTGAGTTTGAAGAGTTCAGGGCTGACCACCCGTTTCTTTTCTTGATCAAACACAATCCAAGCAACCTGATCCTCTTCTTTGGTAGATATTGTTCTCCCTAA
- the LOC137478326 gene encoding ovalbumin-like isoform X1, translated as MGSISAANAEFCFDVFKEVKFHHHNDNIFYCPLSMIAALAMVYLGARNNTEYQMEKVLHFDKIAGLGSIQTKVQKSKCGKSVNIHLLFKEILSDITAPEANYSLRIANRLYAEKTSQILPIYLKCVKKLYRSGLEMVNFKTASNQARQRINSWVKNQTNGQIQDFLEPSSVNPQTALVLVNAIYFKGIWKTPFKEEDTQEVPFNVTEQESRPVQMMCQNSTFRVARVAEDKIKVLELPYASGELSLLVLLPDDISGLAQLENKISYEKLAEWTSSRVMEKKRVKVYLPRMKVGEKYNLTSVLTSLGMTDVFSPSANLSGISSAESLRVSEAMHEAYMEVTEEGTEETGSADDTEDIQHSSEFEEFRADHPFLFLIKHNPSNLILFFGRYCSP; from the exons ATGGGCTCTATCAGTGCAGCAAATGCAGAATTTTGTTTTGATGTATTCAAAGAGGTGAAATTTCACCACCACAACGACAACATCTTTTATTGCCCCCTGAGCATGATTGCAGCCTTGGCCATGGTCTATCTGGGAGCAAGAAATAACACTGAGTATCAGATGGAGAAG GTTCTTCACTTTGACAAAATTGCAGGACTTGGAAGTATCCAGACCAAGGTACAGAAATCTAAG TGTGGCAAGTCTGTGAATATCCACCTACTGTTTAAAGAAATTCTTTCTGATATCACTGCACCAGAAGCCAATTATTCACTGCGCATTGCCAACAGACTCTATGCTGAAAAGACAAGTCAGATCCTACCG ATCTACTTAAAATGTGTGAAGAAGCTGTACAGATCTGGTCTAGAAATGGTCAACTTCAAAACAGCATCAAATCAAGCCAGACAGCGCATTAATTCCTGGGTGAAAAATCAGACAAATG GACAGATCCAGGATTTCCTTGAACCAAGCTCTGTTAATCCTCAGACTGCGCTGGTCCTTGTGAATGCCATTTACTTCAAAGGGATATGGAAGACCCCGTTTAAAGAAGAAGACACTCAGGAAGTGCCCTTCAATGTGACAGAG CAAGAGAGCAGACCCGTGCAAATGATGTGTCAGAACAGCACCTTCAGAGTGGCAAGAGTGGCTGAAGACAAAATTAAGGTCCTGGAGCTTCCGTATGCCAGTGGAGAGCTGAGCCTGTTGGTGCTGCTGCCTGATGACATCTCTGGCCTGGCACAG cTTGAGAACAAAATCAGCTATGAAAAACTTGCTGAGTGGACCAGTTCCAGGGTGATGGAAAAGAAGAGAGTAAAAGTGTACCTCCCACGCATGAAGGTTGGGGAGAAATATAACCTCACATCTGTCCTGACATCCTTGGGTATGACTGATGTGTTCAGCCCCTCGGCCAACCTCTCTGGCATCTCTTCAGCAGAGAGCCTGAGGGTATCTGAGGCCATGCATGAGGCATACATGGAAGTCACTGAAGAGGGCACTGAGGAGACTGGCTCAGCAGATGACACAGAAGACATCCAACATTCCTCTGAGTTTGAAGAGTTCAGGGCTGACCACCCGTTTCTTTTCTTGATCAAACACAATCCAAGCAACCTGATCCTCTTCTTTGGTAGATATTGTTCTCCCTAA
- the LOC137478332 gene encoding ovalbumin-related protein Y-like yields MGSISAANAEFCFDVFKEVKFHRSNDNVLFSSLSMLSTLALVYMGARGKTQSQMEKVLHFDNVTGDGDISDSQCGTAEYIHKSFKDLLSDISRQNATYSLRIADRLYIEKTYPILQEYVKCAKKFYRAELEEVNFKTAADEARQLINSWVEKETNGRIQDFLVSDSVDLNTALVFVNVIYFKGIWKTAFKEEHTREEPFNVTEQESRPVQMMCQNSTFRVARVAEDKIKVLELPYASGELSLLVLLPDDISGLAQLENKISYEKLLEWTSPKVMEKRRVKVYLPRMKIEEKYNLTSVLTSLGMTDVFSPSANLSGISSAESLRVSEAMHEAYMEVTEEGTEEAGSEVVTGDIQHSSEFEEFRADHPFLFLIKHNPSDMILLFGRYCSP; encoded by the exons ATGGGCTCCATCAGCGCAGCAAATGCAGAATTTTGTTTTGACGTATTCAAAGAGGTGAAATTCCACCGCAGCAATGACAACGTGCTCTTTTCCTCCCTGAGCATGCTTTCAACCCTGGCTCTGGTGTATATGGGAGCAAGGGGTAAGACTCAATCCCAGATGGAGAAG GTTCTTCACTTTGATAATGTTACAGGAGATGGAGACATTTCTGACTCCCAG TGTGGCACTGCTGAGTACATCCACAAATCATTCAAGGATCTCCTCTCGGACATCAGCAGGCAAAATGCTACTTACTCACTCAGGATTGCTGACAGACTCTATATTGAAAAAACATACCCTATTCTTCAG GAATATGTAAAGTGTGCAAAGAAATTctacagagcagagctggaagaagTTAACTTCAAAACAGCTGCAGACGAAGCAAGACAGCTCATCAATTCCTGGGTGGAGAAAGAGACAAATG GACGGATCCAAGACTTCCTTGTGTCAGACTCTGTTGATCTCAATACTGCGCTGGTCTTTGTGAATGTCATTTACTTCAAAGGGATATGGAAAACTGCATTTAAAGAAGAGCACACTCGGGAAGAGCCTTTCAACGTGACCGAG CAAGAGAGCAGACCCGTGCAAATGATGTGTCAGAACAGCACCTTCAGAGTGGCAAGAGTGGCTGAAGACAAAATTAAGGTCCTGGAGCTTCCGTATGCCAGTGGAGAGCTGAGCCTGTTGGTGCTGCTGCCTGATGACATCTCTGGCCTGGCACAG CTTGAGAACAAAATCAGCTATGAAAAACTCCTGGAATGGACCAGTCCCAAGgtgatggaaaagaggagagtAAAAGTGTACCTCCCACGCATGAAGATTGAGGAGAAATATAACCTCACATCTGTCCTGACATCCTTGGGTATGACTGATGTGTTCAGCCCCTCGGCCAACCTCTCTGGCATCTCTTCAGCAGAGAGCCTGAGGGTATCTGAGGCCATGCATGAGGCATACATGGAAGTCACTGAAGAGGGCACTGAGGAGGCTGGCTCAGAGGTTGTGACTGGGGACATCCAACATTCCTCTGAGTTTGAAGAGTTCAGGGCCGACCACCCGTTTCTTTTCTTGATCAAACACAATCCAAGTGACATGATCCTCCTCTTTGGTAGATATTGTTCTCCCTAA